A window of the Pseudomonas furukawaii genome harbors these coding sequences:
- a CDS encoding DUF6088 family protein, translating into MQGELIVATGASVANKWGLTTQVPVRYVFLTTGRSRVLQVGKTTVSIRHAPRWLMALGATGAGDAIRALDWLGKASVGDAVSKLHKLLPESEWRALVSAHLSLPAWMAKAICARSNCT; encoded by the coding sequence ATGCAGGGTGAGCTGATAGTCGCCACTGGGGCTAGCGTCGCCAATAAATGGGGGCTGACAACACAGGTTCCTGTTCGGTATGTATTCCTAACCACCGGACGTTCTAGGGTGCTTCAGGTTGGCAAGACCACGGTATCGATTCGGCATGCGCCTCGATGGCTGATGGCTCTTGGCGCTACTGGAGCGGGGGATGCCATTCGAGCATTGGATTGGCTGGGCAAGGCAAGCGTAGGTGATGCCGTTTCAAAGCTTCATAAACTACTACCCGAGAGCGAATGGCGGGCTCTAGTGTCAGCTCACCTCTCGTTGCCTGCCTGGATGGCGAAAGCCATCTGCGCTCGGTCGAATTGCACCTGA
- a CDS encoding heavy metal sensor histidine kinase yields MKHLSLTARMSLMFMSAVIAVLTVAGLSFNMLSQHHFKMLDRQALVEKLESAKHILNNARSGASLSEELPQLRALLGAHQDLAATILASDGAVLFSDPRAVEVPERFRRADEQSMWEWQKDEHMYRGMTAQISVTDQPEPLTALLILDVTNHTHFFDTLQRWFWIGLVISALVSAALGWVVARSGLRPLRQVTRVATGMSARSLQERIPLEPVPQELQQLVLSFNAMLARLEEAFIRLSNFSADIAHELRTPVSNLMTHTEVVLSKKRDINAYEENLYSNLEELKRMSRMIDDMLFLAKADNGLIIPEQARIELADVVFKLFDYYHLLAEERGIELSLTGKGQVLGDRLMLDRALSNLLSNALRYTPAGKTISVLIRQTADSTTFSIENPGNTISSEHLEKLFDRFYRVDPARREGSPSNAGLGLAITRSIIEAHKGRIWCTSAAGLTGFHIEFPHSS; encoded by the coding sequence ATGAAGCACCTCTCGCTGACCGCCCGCATGAGCTTGATGTTCATGTCCGCGGTGATTGCCGTCCTGACAGTAGCGGGGCTGAGCTTCAACATGCTCAGCCAGCACCACTTCAAGATGCTGGACCGGCAGGCCCTGGTGGAAAAACTCGAATCAGCCAAACATATTCTCAACAACGCTCGCAGCGGAGCTAGCCTCTCCGAGGAGTTACCGCAGTTGCGAGCCTTGCTGGGAGCGCATCAGGATCTGGCCGCAACCATCCTGGCCAGCGACGGCGCAGTGCTCTTTTCCGACCCCAGAGCAGTCGAAGTGCCGGAACGCTTCAGGCGTGCCGATGAGCAGAGCATGTGGGAGTGGCAGAAAGACGAGCACATGTACCGGGGCATGACGGCTCAAATCTCTGTGACTGACCAACCCGAACCGCTTACAGCTCTGCTGATTCTCGATGTTACCAATCACACACACTTTTTCGACACGCTGCAGCGATGGTTCTGGATTGGATTGGTCATCAGTGCCTTGGTCAGTGCAGCGCTTGGCTGGGTGGTTGCTCGCAGTGGCCTCAGGCCGCTGCGACAGGTCACTCGTGTGGCCACCGGGATGTCCGCCCGTTCATTGCAGGAACGGATTCCTCTTGAGCCGGTGCCACAGGAACTTCAGCAGTTGGTACTGTCCTTCAACGCGATGCTGGCCCGACTTGAAGAGGCCTTCATTCGACTCTCCAATTTCTCCGCTGACATCGCACACGAACTGCGCACCCCCGTCAGCAACCTGATGACCCACACTGAAGTGGTGCTAAGCAAGAAGCGCGATATCAATGCCTACGAGGAGAATCTGTACTCGAACCTGGAGGAATTGAAGCGCATGTCTCGCATGATCGATGACATGCTGTTCTTGGCCAAGGCTGATAATGGCCTGATCATCCCAGAGCAGGCCAGGATCGAACTGGCTGACGTAGTCTTCAAACTGTTTGACTACTACCACCTCCTGGCCGAAGAGCGCGGCATTGAACTATCGCTCACAGGCAAAGGCCAAGTGCTAGGAGATCGGCTGATGCTTGATCGAGCGCTGTCCAACTTGCTGTCCAATGCGCTGCGTTACACGCCGGCGGGAAAGACAATTTCGGTCCTGATCCGCCAGACAGCGGACTCAACTACCTTCAGCATCGAGAACCCTGGGAACACAATCAGTTCGGAGCATCTAGAGAAACTCTTCGACCGCTTTTACCGGGTAGATCCTGCTCGACGCGAAGGTAGCCCGAGCAATGCCGGGCTCGGGCTTGCCATCACCCGATCCATAATCGAGGCTCACAAAGGCCGCATTTGGTGTACTTCAGCGGCTGGCCTCACGGGCTTTCACATTGAATTCCCCCATTCCAGCTGA
- a CDS encoding heavy metal response regulator transcription factor, translated as MKLLVAEDEPKTGAYLQQGLTEAGFNVDRVMTGTDALQHALSEPYDLLILDVMMPGLDGWEVLRMVRAAGKDVPVLFLTARDGVEDRVKGLELGADDYLIKPFAFSELLARVRTLLRRGNGSPTQTTMKIADLEVDLMKRRAVRGGKRIDLTAKEFSLLELLLRRRGEVLPKSLIASQVWDMNFDSDTNVIEVAVRRLRAKIDDDFDLKLIHTARGMGYMMDAPE; from the coding sequence ATGAAACTACTGGTAGCTGAAGATGAACCCAAAACCGGTGCATATCTGCAGCAAGGCCTCACCGAAGCGGGATTCAATGTCGACCGGGTTATGACAGGTACGGATGCCCTGCAGCACGCGCTGAGCGAGCCCTATGACCTGCTGATCCTGGATGTGATGATGCCGGGGCTGGACGGCTGGGAAGTGCTGCGCATGGTGCGCGCCGCCGGAAAAGACGTCCCAGTGCTGTTCCTGACCGCACGCGATGGTGTGGAGGATCGCGTTAAAGGGTTGGAACTGGGCGCGGATGACTACCTGATCAAGCCATTTGCTTTCTCAGAGCTTCTGGCCAGGGTCAGAACGCTGCTGCGCCGAGGCAATGGCTCACCCACGCAAACCACCATGAAAATTGCCGATCTCGAAGTCGATCTGATGAAGCGGCGCGCGGTCCGGGGTGGGAAAAGGATTGACCTGACGGCGAAGGAGTTTTCACTGCTGGAACTGCTACTGCGCCGGCGCGGCGAAGTGCTCCCGAAATCGCTGATTGCTTCGCAGGTTTGGGACATGAACTTCGACAGCGACACCAACGTCATTGAGGTCGCTGTACGTCGGCTGCGCGCCAAGATCGATGACGATTTCGATCTCAAGCTGATCCATACCGCCCGCGGCATGGGGTACATGATGGATGCGCCGGAGTGA
- a CDS encoding co-regulatory protein PtrA N-terminal domain-containing protein: MKSLKPLLLVGSLLLSSMAWAEGGSDRVFERIQQMRDKAEAVLIQAEKAPASERHVHMQEHMKMLENIMSQLHDEHPAPGMSTEEHLAWMEKHDKLVDDVLGQMIREHKLMMADKECHK; this comes from the coding sequence ATGAAATCGCTGAAACCTTTGCTTCTGGTTGGTTCGCTACTGCTGTCTTCTATGGCTTGGGCCGAAGGGGGCAGCGATCGAGTATTCGAGCGCATCCAGCAGATGCGCGACAAAGCAGAAGCTGTGCTGATCCAGGCGGAGAAGGCCCCAGCCAGCGAGCGGCATGTGCACATGCAGGAGCACATGAAAATGCTCGAAAACATTATGAGTCAGCTGCACGACGAACATCCTGCTCCGGGTATGTCGACCGAAGAGCATCTGGCCTGGATGGAAAAGCATGACAAGCTGGTAGACGACGTGCTGGGTCAAATGATTCGCGAGCACAAACTGATGATGGCCGACAAAGAGTGCCATAAGTAA
- a CDS encoding cupredoxin domain-containing protein, giving the protein MKRIPLKLLISTLFISTAIPAIAEPSGSDFGQQAQATPATRTILVKMDDINYSQKTINVKPGETVRFVLKNEGALMHEFNIGHAAFQLEHQRKMAALFKDGTLTPTGMAESIVWHERYGTGDSNPPGYPEVIKAKHEDANAILVEPGTTKEFVWTFPQAGTLSFACTLPGHYQAGMVGDFALR; this is encoded by the coding sequence ATGAAACGCATCCCCCTTAAGCTGCTGATCAGCACGCTGTTCATCAGCACTGCTATTCCGGCAATTGCCGAGCCCAGTGGAAGTGACTTTGGGCAACAAGCCCAGGCGACGCCGGCGACTCGTACCATCTTGGTGAAGATGGACGACATCAACTACAGCCAGAAGACGATCAACGTAAAGCCCGGCGAGACCGTGCGCTTCGTTCTGAAGAACGAGGGCGCATTGATGCACGAGTTCAACATCGGGCACGCAGCGTTCCAACTGGAACACCAGCGCAAGATGGCAGCCTTGTTCAAGGACGGCACGCTGACACCGACCGGTATGGCCGAAAGCATTGTCTGGCATGAGCGTTATGGCACGGGAGACTCCAATCCTCCCGGGTATCCGGAAGTCATCAAAGCCAAGCATGAAGACGCGAACGCCATTCTCGTTGAGCCCGGCACGACCAAAGAGTTCGTTTGGACATTCCCCCAGGCCGGGACCTTGAGTTTTGCCTGCACGTTGCCTGGGCATTACCAGGCGGGAATGGTAGGTGACTTCGCCCTGCGTTAG